The following coding sequences are from one Triticum dicoccoides isolate Atlit2015 ecotype Zavitan chromosome 4A, WEW_v2.0, whole genome shotgun sequence window:
- the LOC119284882 gene encoding uncharacterized protein LOC119284882 isoform X1, giving the protein MGGYTWFGLGTMLISEGARLKGSRFSNSLYAYCMLMVSWMRVAVEEVEEAAELAWRARAFITQPFVMEPVVVFILVICLGLAHPCRPTEGPWLKEVEKNLVEITSHGQMKWTLHYSRSLLSITTMAIMPRMNGSPMSIVLL; this is encoded by the exons ATGGGCGGGTACACAT GGTTCGGTCTTGGTACTATGTTGATAAGCGAGGGTGCAAGGCTCAAGGGAAgccggttctctaactctttgtatGCTTATTGTATGCTCATGGTATCTTGGATGAGGG TTGCAGTTGAGGAAGTTGAGGAAGCTGCTGAGTTAGCATGGCGGGCGCGGGCTTTTATCACGCAACCTTTTGTGATGGAGCCAGTGGTTGTATTCATATTG GTTATTTGTCTTGGATTGGCACATCCCTGTAGACCAACTGAAG GACCATGGCTGAAGGAGGTGGAAAAAAATTTGGTAGAAATTACCTCACATGGACAGATGAAATGGACACTACACTACTCGAGGTCCTTGTTGAGCATCACAACAATGGCGATCATGCCCAGAATGAATGGAAGTCCCATGTCTATAGTGCTGTTATAG
- the LOC119284882 gene encoding uncharacterized protein LOC119284882 isoform X2, with amino-acid sequence MGGYTWFGLGTMLISEGARLKGSRFSNSLYAYCMLMVSWMRVEEVEEAAELAWRARAFITQPFVMEPVVVFILVICLGLAHPCRPTEGPWLKEVEKNLVEITSHGQMKWTLHYSRSLLSITTMAIMPRMNGSPMSIVLL; translated from the exons ATGGGCGGGTACACAT GGTTCGGTCTTGGTACTATGTTGATAAGCGAGGGTGCAAGGCTCAAGGGAAgccggttctctaactctttgtatGCTTATTGTATGCTCATGGTATCTTGGATGAGGG TTGAGGAAGTTGAGGAAGCTGCTGAGTTAGCATGGCGGGCGCGGGCTTTTATCACGCAACCTTTTGTGATGGAGCCAGTGGTTGTATTCATATTG GTTATTTGTCTTGGATTGGCACATCCCTGTAGACCAACTGAAG GACCATGGCTGAAGGAGGTGGAAAAAAATTTGGTAGAAATTACCTCACATGGACAGATGAAATGGACACTACACTACTCGAGGTCCTTGTTGAGCATCACAACAATGGCGATCATGCCCAGAATGAATGGAAGTCCCATGTCTATAGTGCTGTTATAG